From a region of the Odocoileus virginianus isolate 20LAN1187 ecotype Illinois unplaced genomic scaffold, Ovbor_1.2 Unplaced_Contig_5, whole genome shotgun sequence genome:
- the LOC139033844 gene encoding serine/arginine repetitive matrix protein 1-like, whose amino-acid sequence MRGHREQPSLPRPPQREAHTPQREQPSLPRPPQREAHTPQRESSPRSRGHRSEKPTLHSESSPRSRGHRNEKPTPRSESSPRSRGHRNEKPTPRSERAALAPEATAARSPHSAAREQPSLPRPPQREAHTPQRESSPRSRGHRGEKPTLRSERAALAPEATAREAHTPQLESSPRSRGHRNEKPTLRSETGPRSRGHRNEKPTLRTREQPSLPRPPQREAHTPQRERPSLPRPPQQEAHTPQRESSPRSRGHRSEKPTLRSESGPRSRGHRSEKPTLRSESGPRSRGHRSEKPTLRSESGPRSRGHRSEKPTLRSESGPRSRGHRSEKPTLRSESSPRSRGHRSEKPTLRTRAALAPEATAARSPHPAAREQPSLPRPPQREAHTPQREQPSLPRPPQREAHTPQRESGPRSRGHRSEKPTLRSERAALAPEATATRSPHSAARERPSLPRPPQREAHTPQRESGPRSRGHRNEKPTLRSESSPRSRGHRGEKPTLRSKRAALAPASRERLRTATK is encoded by the exons atgagaggccac agagagcagccctcgctcccgaggccaccgcagcgagaagcccacacCCCGCAGCGAGAGCAGCCCTCGCTCCCGAGgccaccgcagcgagaagcccacactccgcagcgagagagcagccctcgctcccgaggccaccgcagcgagaagcccacactccacagcgagagcagccctcgctcccgaggccaccgcaacgagaagcccacaccccGCAGCGAGAGCAGCCCTCGCTCCCgaggccaccgcaacgagaagcccacaccccGCAGCGAGAGAGCAGCCCTCGCTCCCGAGgccaccgcagcgagaagcccacactccgcagcgagagagcagccctcgctcccgaggccaccgcagcgagaagcccacacCCCGCAGCGAGAGAGCAGCCCTCGCTCCCGAGGCCACCGCGGCGAGAAGCCCACACTCCGCAGCGAGAGAGCAGCCCTCGCTCCCGAGgccaccgca cgagaagcccacactccgcagctagagagcagccctcgctcccgaggccaccgcaacgagaagcccacactccgCAGCGAGACCGGCCCTCGCTCCCgaggccaccgcaacgagaagcccacactccgca ctagagagcagccctcgctcccgaggccaccgcaacgagaagcccacactccgCAGCGAGAGCGGCCCTCGCTCCCGAGGCCACCGCAGCAAGAAGCCCACACTCCGCAGCGAGAGAGCAGCCCTCGCTCCCGAGgccaccgcagcgagaagcccacacTCCGCAGCGAGAGCGGCCCTCGCTCCCGAGgccaccgcagcgagaagcccacacTCCGCAGCGAGAGCGGCCCTCGCTCCCGAGgccaccgcagcgagaagcccacacTCCGCAGCGAGAGCGGCCCTCGCTCCCGAGgccaccgcagcgagaagcccacacTCCGCAGCGAGAGCGGCCCTCGCTCCCGAGgccaccgcagcgagaagcccacactccgcagcgagagcagccctcgctcccgaggccaccgcagcgagaagcccacactccgca cgagagcagccctcgctcccgaggccaccgcagcgagaagcccacacCCCGCAGCGAGAGAGCAGCCCTCGCTCCCGAGgccaccgcagcgagaagcccacactccgcagcgagagcagccctcgctcccgaggccaccgcagcgagaagcccacacCCCGCAGCGAGAGAGCGGCCCTCGCTCCCGAGgccaccgcagcgagaagcccacacTCCGCAGCGAGAGAGCGGCCCTCGCTCCCgaggccaccgcaacgagaagcccacactccgCAGCGAGAGAGCGGCCCTCGCTCCCGAGgccaccgcagcgagaagcccacacTCCGCAGCGAGAGAGCGGCCCTCGCTCCCgaggccaccgcaacgagaagcccacactccgCAGCGAGAGCAGCCCTCGCTCCCGAGGCCACCGCGGCGAGAAGCCCACACTCCGCAGCAAGAGAGCAGCCCTCGCTCCCGCAAGCAGAGAAAGGCTGCGCACAGCAACAAAATAG